A portion of the Diprion similis isolate iyDipSimi1 chromosome 4, iyDipSimi1.1, whole genome shotgun sequence genome contains these proteins:
- the LOC124405174 gene encoding chromodomain-helicase-DNA-binding protein Mi-2 homolog isoform X6 produces MASDEEVDETYAVGEEEADEAGVALPSTGQPVAEGSSDAEESQRLEEDDDYEPEERKKKKGKKRKARSEDKKGKKKKKKKKSDSGDESDFAAAEPTEAAGDDSDYAGNRKSRKSSSRKSSGHNTSAVQPQEPNTGMPTIEEVCSTFGLTDVQIDYSEADFQNLTTYKLFQQHVRPLLAKENPKVPMSKLMMLVAAKWRDFSELNPNTQPDADAPPSNIDDDSRSSRVNRGTLIQDVDDDEDEDDDSDRRRKSRGSRAKKGKKASKVPTLKIKLGKRKRGSSDEEAEGSGIGSDRDSDMEFEQMLADAEEPPGADGRSKGPEESGLEAVPVDPPIRRKAKTKIGNKTKKKKKTKTTSKFPDGETDHQDYCEVCQQGGEIILCDTCPRAYHLVCLEPELEETPEGKWSCPHCEGEGITGGAADDDDEHMEFCRVCKDGGELLCCDSCTSAYHTHCLNPPLSEIPDGDWKCPRCSCPPVHGKVAKILTWRWSECPETPSEEPSTSKAAPKQRKMREFFVKWADMSHWHCDWITELQLDVFHPLMFRNYTRKYDMDEPPKLEEPLDEGDSRVKRLQQQDGATNRDEYNLEERFYRYGVRPEWLVVHRVINHRVQRDGRATYLVKWRDLGYDQATWEDEHADIPGLKQAVEYYLDLRAANCCDGSTSRKGKKGKGKRSKTREIIDDEERTPKRYTPPPEKPTTDLKKKYERQPDYLDITGMQLHPYQLEGLNWLRYSWGQGIDTILADEMGLGKTIQTITFLYSLYKEGHCKGPFLVSVPLSTIINWEREFETWAPDFYCVTYVGDKDSRIVIRENELSFEEGAVRGGRASKIRSSQIKFNVLLTSYELISIDSACLGSIDWAVLVVDEAHRLKSNQSKFFRLLASYNIAYKLLLTGTPLQNNLEELFHLLNFLCRDKFNDLAAFQNEFADISKEEQVKRLHEMLGPHMLRRLKADVLKNMPSKSEFIVRVELSPMQKKYYKYILTRNFEALNPKGGGQQVSLLNIMMDLKKCCNHPYLFPAASQEAPTGPNGNYESSALIKAAGKLVLLSKMLKRLRDGGHRVLIFSQMTKMLDILEDYLEGEGYKYERIDGNITGTQRQEAIDRFNAPGAQQFVFLLSTRAGGLGINLATADTVIIYDSDWNPHNDIQAFSRAHRIGQANKVMIYRFVTRNSVEERVTQVAKRKMMLTHLVVRPGMGGKGANFSKQELDDILRFGTEELFKEEEGKEDEAIHYDDKAVAELLDRSKEGIEQKENWANEYLSSFKVASYVTKEGEIEEEADTEIIKQEAENTDPAYWIKLLRHHYEQQQEDIARTLGKGKRVRKQVNYNDGGVTGDQGTRDDQPWQENLSDYNSDFSAPSDDDKEDDDFDEKGDGDLLSRRSRRRLERRDEKDRPLPPLLARVNGNIEVLGFNARQRKAFLNAIMRYGMPPQDAFNSQCRLVRDLRGKSEKNFKAYVSLFMRHLCEPGADNAETFADGVPREGLSRQHVLTRIGVMSLIRKKVQEFEHINGYYSMPEMIRKPVEPVEPVKAEGAGDSGATGTSSTSATPATSNAPSPSPAATPTPVNTSIDPVVKPTVDALESKDPKEDTKDKDKETTDMQEIKEEQNETKEDDELNKDKEKEKEKEEVKTEDGEVEKSDKAKEKTEIRSEEKPALKIDEKSEYSEVKPKPESEEDVVIVKDDDEEGDKKEDKDSKDKETKDSDSETTKPKRKFMFNIADGGFTELHTLWLNEEKAAVPGREYEIWHRRHDYWLLAGIVTHGYGRWQDIQNDIRFAIINEPFKMDVGKGNFLEIKNKFLARRFKLLEQALVIEEQLRRAAYLNLTQDPNHPAMSLNARFAEVECLAESHQHLSKESLAGNKPANAVLHKVLNQLEELLSDMKSDVSRLPATLARIPPVAQRLQMSERSILSRLAATAPGGNSNQSGQAALLAQQFPAGFSGGQLPATFAGAANFGNFRPQYSVPGQPPQGFTA; encoded by the exons ATGGCCTCAGACGAGGAAGTGGACGAAACCTACGCCG taGGAGAGGAAGAAGCAGACGAAGCTGGAGTTGCTCTACCAAGTACTGGCCAACCAGTTGCCGAGGGGTCATCTGATGCTGAAGAGTCTCAGAGACTG GAGGAAGATGATGATTACGAACCAGaagaacgaaagaagaaaaaaggaaagaagcgAAAAGCTCGTAGTGAAgataagaaaggaaaaaagaagaagaagaagaaaaaatctgacTCCGGAGAC GAAAGTGATTTTGCTGCAGCTGAACCTACAGAAGCTGCAGGAGATGACAGTGACTATGCTGGAAATCGCAAGAGTCGAAAATCATCTTCACGGAAATCTTCCGGGCACAATACATCAGCCGTACAACCTCAAGAGCCCAACACGGGAATGCCAACGATAGAAGAAGTCTGTAGTACATTTGGGCTCACTGATGTACAAATAGATTATTCTGAAGCAGATTTTCAGAATCTTACGACTTATAAGCTTTTCCAGCAACATGTCCGGCCTCTTTTAGCCAAAGAAAACCCCAAG GTGCCTATGTCTAAGCTGATGATGTTAGTAGCTGCAAAGTGGCGAGACTTTTCTGAATTGAATCCCAACACTCAGCCAGACGCCGATGCTCCACCTAGTAACATTGATGATGACAGCAGAAGCTCTAGAGTTAATCGTGGGACACTGATTCAAGATGTTGACgatgatgaagatgaagatgatgacAGTgatcgaagaagaaaatctaGAGGTTCTCGTGCGAAAAAGGGGAAGAAGGCTTCTAAAGTTCCTACTCTCAAAATCAAGTTAGGAAAACGCAAGCGCGGCAGTTCG GACGAAGAGGCAGAAGGTAGTGGCATTGGGTCGGACAGAGATTCGGATATGGAGTTTGAACAGATGCTCGCTGACGCAGAAGAACCTCCTGGAGCAGACGGCAGAAGTAAGGGGCCTGAAGAGAGTGGTCTGGAGGCTGTCCCAGTAGACCCGCCGATTAGAAGAAAAGCTAAAACTAAGATCGGCAACAAAaccaaaaagaagaaaaagacgaagaCGACATCTAAATTTCCTGATGGCGAG ACTGACCACCAAGATTACTGTGAGGTCTGTCAGCAAGGTGGTGAAATCATATTGTGCGATACCTGTCCCCGAGCGTATCATTTGGTGTGCCTCGAGCCAGAATTGGAAGAGACTCCTGAGGGCAAGTGGAGCTGCCCTCACTGCGAAGGCGAAGGTATTACAG GAGGTGCggctgatgatgatgacgaacACATGGAGTTTTGTAGAGTGTGCAAGGATGGTGGCGAACTCTTATGCTGCGACAGCTGCACTAGTGCATACCATACGCATTGTCTGAATCCACCCCTTTCCGAAATACCAGATGGCGATTGGAAGTGTCCTAGATGTTCTTGCCCACCAGTCCACGGAAAAG TGGCTAAAATCCTAACTTGGCGTTGGTCAGAGTGTCCTGAAACACCGTCAGAAGAGCCTTCCACGAGTAAAGCCGCTCCCAAACAGCGTAAAATGCGAGAGTTCTTTGTAAAATGGGCTGACATGTCCCATTGGCATTGTGACTGGATCACAGAATTACAACTGGACGTTTTTCATCCACTTATGTTTAG AAATTACACACGTAAATATGACATGGATGAGCCACCAAAATTGGAAGAACCACTTGACGAAGGGGATTCTCGTGTAAAACGACTGCAGCAACAAGATGGAGCTACCAACAGAGATGAATATAACCTAGAGGAGCGATTCTATCGATATGGTGTAAGGCCAGAGTGGCTGGTAGTTCATCGAGTGATTAACCACAGAGTGCAACGAGATGGCAGAGCAACTTATCTAGTAAAATGGCGAGATCTTGGCTATGACCAAGCTACTTGGGAAGACGAGCACGCTGATATTCCTGGTCTGAAGCAGGCTGTTGAATATTACCTTGATTTGAGGGCTGCAAATTGCTGCGATGGAAGTACTTCTCGCAAAGGCAAAAAAG GCAAAGGCAAAAGGTCTAAAACCCGTGAGATAATTGATGATGAAGAGAGAACACCCAAAAGATATACTCCTCCGCCAGAAAAGCCGACAACTgacttgaaaaagaaatatgaacGTCAACCCGATTACTTGGATATAACTGGAATGCAGTTACATCCTTACCAATTAGAG gGTTTGAATTGGTTGAGGTATTCATGGGGCCAAGGAATAGACACAATATTGGCTGATGAAATGGGTCTGGGAAAAACAATTCAAACTAtcacatttttatattcactTTACAAAGAAGGGCACTGCAAGGGCCCGTTTCTTGTGTCAGTCCCATTGTCCACCATCATAAATTGGGAGCGTGAATTTGAAACATGGGCGCCAGACTTTTATTGCGTTACTTATGTTG GTGACAAGGACAGTCGAATTGTCATACGTGAAAACGAATTGTCATTTGAAGAAGGAGCCGTGCGTGGTGGCCGAGCTTCAAAAATTCGCAGTTCACAAATAAAGTTCAATGTCTTATTGACCAGCTATGAACTAATCTCCATTGATTCAGCTTGTCTTGGATCTATTGATTGGGCAGTCTTAGTGGTAGACGAGGCCCACAGATTAAAGTCTAATCAATCAAAGTTCTTCAGATTACTAGCATCGTACAACATTGCTTACAAACTGCTACTGACTGGAACCccattacaaaataatttggaagaactgtttcatttattaaacttcttATGCCGAGATAAATTCAATGACTTAGCTGcttttcaaaatgaatttgcTGACATATCTAAAGAGGAACAGGTCAAGAGATTACATGAGATGCTTGGTCCTCACATGCTTCGAAGATTGAAAGCTGATGTCCTTAAG aatatgcCAAGCAAATCAGAGTTCATTGTCCGTGTTGAATTATCACCCATGCAGAAGAAGTATTACAAGTACATCTTAACGCGAAATTTCGAAGCGTTGAATCCTAAGGGCGGAGGACAACAAGTTTCTTTGCTAAATATCATGATGGATCTGAAAAAGTGCTGTAATCATCCTTACTTATTTCCTGCTGCATCTCAAGAGGCTCCGACTGGTCCAAATGGCAATTATGAATCATCAGCCTTAATCAAAGCTGctggaaaacttgttttactaAGCAAAATGCTTAAAAGATTGAGAGATGGTGGACACAGAGTACTGATTTTCTCTCAAATGACAAAAATGTTGGATATTCTTGAAGACTATTTAGAGGGAGAAGGATACAAGTATGAGAGGATTGATGGAAACATTACTGGTACTCAGAGACAAGAAGCCATCGACAGGTTCAACGCTCCGG GGGCACAACAATTTGTATTTTTGCTATCCACACGAGCTGGTGGTCTTGGTATTAATTTAGCCACAGCTGATACTGTGATCATCTATGATTCTGATTGGAATCCGCATAATGATATTCAAGCATTCAGCAGAGCCCATAGAATTGGTCAGGCGAATAAAGTGATGATATACAGATTTGTGACCCGTAATTCTGTTGAAGAAAGAGTTACACAAGTAGCTAAACGTAAAATGATGCTCACTCACTTGGTTGTGCGACCTGGCATGGGTGGCAAGGGTGCCAATTTTAGTAAACAAGAATTGGATGATATTCTGCGCTTTG GTACGGAAGAGTTgttcaaagaagaagaaggtaaAGAAGATGAGGCTATTCATTATGATGACAAAGCTGTCGCTGAGCTGCTTGATAGGAGTAAAGAAGGAATTGAGCAGAAAGAGAACTGGGCAAATGAGTATTTGAGCTCCTTCAAGGTTGCATCATATGTAACCAAGGAAGGTGAAATCGAAGAAGAAGCTGACACTGAAATTATCAAACAAGAAGCTGAGAACACCGACCCAGCTTATTGGATTAAACTACTAAGACATCACTATGAGCAACAACAAGAAGACATTGCAAGGACACTTGGCAAAG GCAAGCGTGTGAGAAAACAAGTAAATTACAATGACGGTGGGGTGACTGGCGACCAAGGTACAAGAGATGACCAACCATGGCAGGAGAATTTATCAGATTACAATAGCGACTTTAGTGCTCCTAGTGACGATGACAAGGAGGATgacgattttgatgaaaaaggTGATGGAGATCTTTTGTCACGGAGAAGTAGACGTCGCTTGGAGAGACGTGATGAAAAAGATCGACCTCTACCACCGCTCTTGGCGCGAGTTAATGGAAACATTGAG gTTCTTGGTTTCAATGCCAGACAACGTAAAGCATTCCTTAATGCAATTATGAGGTATGGGATGCCACCACAGGATGCCTTCAATTCGCAGTG TAGGTTGGTGCGAGACCTGCGGGGCAAATCCGAGAAGAACTTCAAAGCATACGTCTCATTGTTTATGCGACATCTGTGCGAACCTGGAGCTGACAATGCAGAAACTTTTGCGGATGGAGTTCCAAGGGAAGGACTCAGCCGACAACATGTTCTAACCAGGATCGGTGTTATGTCACTGATCCGAAAAAAG GTTCAGGAATTTGAGCACATCAATGGTTATTATTCGATGCCAGAGATGATTCGTAAGCCTGTTGAGCCTGTTGAACCTGTAAAAGCAGAAGGAGCTGGAGATAGCGGAGCCACTGGTACAAGTAGTACTAGTGCGACACCTGCTACATCGAATGCCCCGAGCCCCAGTCCTGCTGCCACACCAACACCTGTGAATACTTCTATTGATCCTGTTGTTAAACCTACTGTGGATGCACTTGAGTCTAAAGATCCAAAGGAGGATACCAAGGATAAAGATAAGGAG ACCACGGATAtgcaagaaataaaagaagagcAAAACGAGACTAAGGAAGATGATGAGCTCAacaaagataaagaaaaggaaaaagaaaaagaggaggtTAAAACAGAGGACGGAGAAGTCGAAAAATCTGACAAAGCTAAGGAAAAGACGGAAATTAGGTCAGAGGAGAAACCAGCActcaaaattgacgaaaagtCTGAATATTCTGAAGTCAAACCGAAACCTGAATCTGAAGAAGATGTTGTAATTGTCAAAGATGATGACGAAGAGGGAGATAAAAAAGAG GACAAGGATAGTAAAGacaaagaaacgaaagatTCGGATTCGGAGACAACAAAACCAAAGCGCAAATTCATGTTTAATATTGCTGACGGTGGCTTCACCGAATTACATACTCTGTGGTTGAATGAAGAGAAAGCTGCAGTTCCAGGGCGTGAATACGAAATTTGGCATCGTCGACACGATTACTGGTTACTTGCTGGTATTGTGACCCACGGCTATGGCCGCTGGCAAGATATTCAGAATGATATCAG GTTTGCTATTATCAATGAACCATTCAAGATGGATGTAGGTAAAGGCAATTTCTtggaaataaagaataaatttttggcacGACGTTTCAAGCTGTTAGAACAAGCTCTTGTCATAGAAGAACAGCTCAGAAGAGCAGCTTACCTGAATTTGACACAAGATCCCAACCACCCTGCAATGAGTCTCAATGCACGCTTTGCAGAGGTTGAATGTCTTGCTGAATCGCACCAACATTTGAGCAAGGAGAGCCTGGCTGGCAACAAGCCAGCCAACGCTGTTCTCCACAAG GTATTAAACCAGCTTGAAGAACTTTTGTCAGATATGAAATCTGATGTGAGCCGTTTGCCGGCAACATTGGCAAGAATTCCTCCGGTTGCACAGCGGCTTCAAATGTCAGAAAGATCCATCTTGAGTCGACTGGCGGCAACTGCACCAGGTGGAAACAGTAACCAGTCAGGTCAAGCAGCTCTTTTAGCTCAACAATTCCCTGCCGGATTTTCGGGCGGGCAGTTACCTGCCACATTTGCAGGTGCAGcaaattttggaaactttAGGCCACAGTATTCGGTTCCTGGGCAACCGCCTCAAGGTTTTACAG cTTGA